In Chloroflexota bacterium, the sequence TTTTGCCTTAACGACTATATTGACGAAGCTGTAGGGAGGCGCAGGGCCCACATATTTGAACTCAATCCTATCACCATAGTGGACCCCCAGCCCCTCGACGCAGCTATCAAATTCCTTCTCCCGAGCCCTATCAACCAGGAACGCAGCGTTCATGAGCATGTCATCGCCATAGGTCCTGTTAAGGCAAAACTCGCTGGAGATGTGTGTCAGCGGCTGGAGCAGGGCTTCCCTCTCCTTAGCCCTTTTATGTTCGAGAGCCAGCTTGACCATCTCACCCAGAGCACCTTTATCCTGGGTAGCCTTTTCTGCCGAATGGGCCAGCGTGTTTACTCTAACCGCCCTGATCTCCTCGTTTTCTTCCACTATTTCATTAAGAATGGCATCCATGTCCCTCCACAGGGCCTTGAGTCCCAACTCCACCTTGTTGTCCAGCTCCCGGAGCAGCTTCTTAAACTCCTGGTAGCGTCTTCTGAGGAGACCGCGGATCTCCTCAGCATTGGGCGCAACGGTATAGAATCTCACCGGGAGAACGGTATGATCCTTCATCACCGCCTCGATAACCTTCTCGTGAGCAACCATGGTTTCCTTGCTCACCACATATTTCGACATCGGCACGCTGCTTACCACTGCGCTGAGGTCTCTATAAGCGATAGTTATCACTGGGTCGCCTCGGCCACCGATGCCAATGGGGCCGAAGTTCCTGGCCTCACCGGTTCCAATTATGCAGTAGACATATTGACCTTCCTCAACCACTGCTCATCCTTCGCCAGACTTAACGGGCTTCTGCTCCTAACATAGTCCAATGGCGCGCCCAGCCCCTACACCCTTTCCTCCGCCTCCATAGGTTCGCCGCGGAGACGAGTCCTCCTGCGCTCAAACCTCAGCAGGTTGCCATTATCGTCCAACACTACCTCATAGTCACCCAGGACATCAGTAGCGGTGGGAATCCTGGACATCTCCAGCATGTCCAGAGTGATATGCCACCCTCGCTCGTCCTTGAAAGCCCCCGTGACGGTTATGGGCTTCAGTCCCGTAAGCTCAGCCAATTGGCTCTTAGCCCGTTCCGCTAGCGCTCTCATATCCATAGATAGTCCTCCTTATGGAGAGTGTTGAACATCTGCCCCCAAACCCCCGCAGGGGGTTCAAGGTAGCCCTTCGGGTTTGATTTTGTGCTCTGGGGCACATCCCCAGACCCCTGCCAAGGGGCGCAGCCCCTTGGAACCCTCGTTGTTCGACGCTCTCTCTTATGAATTCTTGCTGTGGCAGTGAGCCTCGTTATCAGCGGCCCCGCTCAGCCTTGACCTCTCGGATGGCCTTTAGCCGGTCCATCAGGATCCTCTCCTGTTCGTCGTACTCCTCTTCGGCGATCTCACCCAGCTCAAGGCGCACCTGGAGCTCCAGCAGTTCGGCTCGGACCCGATCTTCGTCCAGCAGCTCGTTATCGGCTGCCTCAGCAACCTTCTCGGCCAGCCAGTAGACACCCTTTATCGGGCCCAAGACAGGGGCGGTCAGCAGATCGAAGATAAAGCTCATGGCTCTAACCTACCTTAGTTCCTCCCAGTTCACCACGACGCTTACAAAGTTATAGGGAGGCACCGGCCCAATGTACTTGAGGGCTATCCGTTCACCAATCTGTTCATCCAGTCGGCTCACCGCCTGGTCAAATTCTGGCTCCCGTACCTTATCAACCAGAAAGGCCGCATTTACGATCACCCGGTCCACCAGTGTATTGTTCTCCCGTACGCTATGGGCAATCGGCCGCAGAGGATGTAAGATTCTGGCTGCTTCCTGGCGTCTCTTCTGATCCAGCGCCTCCTTGACCATCCGCCCCAGCTGCATCCCCTCGAAATGGATCGCCTGCGGAGGTCGGCCTGAAAGCTTGTTGCGGAGCCTTCTGATGTCTGCGTTCTCAGCGACGATCTCCTCGAAGACAGCCTGCTCATCGCGCCAGAAGGCCTTTAGTCCCAACTCCACCTTGCCCTCTATGTCCCTTAGCAGCCTGTTAAACTCCTCAAACTTGCTCGAGAGGAGCTTATGGATGTCCTCTCTGGGAGAGGTGGAATCAGTAACGGTTCCGAATCTCACCGGCAGGAGGGCGAATTCCCTCATGACCGTTTCCAGCACTTTCTCATGAGCCATCATGTTACTCCGGCTGCTTTCATACTGCTTCAGCAACGAGTCGCTGACCACAATGGCGAGATCACCCTGGCATATCGTGTGCACCACGCTGTCCTCGCTGCCCATGGCCACCGCGTTGAAGGTGCGTTCCTCCCGGCAGCGGATGAGGCAATAAAGGTATTTTCCCAGTTCAGCCATCTGTTCTCCGCTAAGTTGGTGCAAACTCTCCGGAACGAAAGTGCTGAATCTCTTCGTCTCTTACGCGCCTTATGTTGATCAATAAGCTACCACTTGATTCAGCCCGTCCCCGGCAGTAAGCGATGAGTAGCTCCGACGCCTGGCGAAGTTCGGCGAAGCGCGTCTTCGCTAGCCCATCCCCCGGCCTGCGGTCGGGGTGGCTCTCGGCCGCCAGGCAGCGGTAGGCCTTCCTGATCTCGGGCTCCGAAATGGCCTCACCCAGGTGAAGGAGTTGTCTGGCCTCCTTTATCTTCTGCGGGCTTGGTCTGGTCACCTCCACCGTGGCAAAGGTGTAAGGTGGCAACGGCCCGATGAGGCGAAAGTCGATCTGGTTATGGAAGAGGTTGTTCAGGGCGCTCACCTGGTTGTAGAACTCCTCCTGCCTGGCCCTCTCTAGCAAGAAGGCCACGTTCATTACCATCTGGTCAGAGACCAGAGCGTTAGGTTGCACATCAACGGCTACAGGCCTGAGGAAGCCTATCATGCGCTCCTGATACCTGTCGCGCCGCTGATCCATAGAGGCCTTGACCATCCGTCCCAGACGGATGCGCTCTTCCAGGGTGTGCTGTCCCCGTCTGCTGGCGATAGCTGCCCTGGTACGCACGATCTCCTCTTCGTCGCTGATCTCCCGTAACACCTGTTCTGTGTCCCAGGTGGCAGCCACTTCTACCTCGACTTTATCCTGAATCCAGGCCAGGGCAGCGACAAATAGCGCGTGGCCCTGGGAAAGCAGGTCGCGCACTTCGTCTGGGGTAGCGAGAACCGTGCCGAACTTCAGCGGAAGCACTGTATGTTCCCTCATAACATGCTCCACCACCACCTGGTGGGCAAGCAGGTGCTGGACTATCTCTTCCTTTGACATGGAGCTGAATTCTCCACCAGAGAAGTCGCTCAGGACGCAGCCGAGGCCCTGGTGAGCTATGGTGTGCACCGAGCCCGTGCTGCCGAGTCCGGCGATGTCTACTGTTTTATCATCACTAGTGCTGATGATTCCGTAGATATATTGGCCATTCATACCAGCCACCTGGCATCTCCATCGCCTGGGAGTGCAACGCTAACATCGGCTTAGCTAGCGCACCCATTGCTTGAAGCGCTTCCTTGACTCCTTCCAGTGCTGGGTTCTTTTTTCCAGGGTATAGCGGCCCAGGTCGATGGCCTCCCGACCCAGTATGCGGGCCCGTTCTGTGGCCATCAAGCGCCTAACGAGGCCGCTGACGGAAGCGGGGCTCCCCGTCCTCGTCTCTCTACTGTGCCGAGGCTGCCAGACGTAGCCTGCCCCTCTCCCTTCATCTGCTGCATGGCCGTAGGCAAGCACGGGTACTTGGCGGAGGGAAATTGGCCCCGGCTCGGTTTCAGGCTGATTTCCAGTCCTCTCAGCATAACCTTTCATTGTTTTGATTTCCTCAGCTATTGCTCGCCTTGCTTGGGTGGCGACCCAGCCCAATTCTTCTCTCCTCCTATTACTCGTAGATTCCCCATATTCACTGGCGCTGACCACACCCTTGCCTCGGCACACCAGACAGGGAAGCTTGCTATTGGGTGCAGCACCCGTGCCGCGACACCTGGGGCAGACCTCAACAGGCAGCTGGATGGTGATCAGCCCTTTGCCGCCGCACACGGTGCAGGTAATGTTAGAACGGGCGGGGACCTCGCCTCGCCCCTTACAATAAGCGCACATCACCGCCGGAGAAGTTACCTCGACGCATCCTCGCCCTCCACAAGCCGGACACCTGGCCTTCGCTGCGGGAAGCACGCCTTTCCCCTGACAAAGGGCACAGTGAAACCCTTCGCTCTCCAGCATCGTTCCCATCATGC encodes:
- a CDS encoding GvpL/GvpF family gas vesicle protein, which encodes MNGQYIYGIISTSDDKTVDIAGLGSTGSVHTIAHQGLGCVLSDFSGGEFSSMSKEEIVQHLLAHQVVVEHVMREHTVLPLKFGTVLATPDEVRDLLSQGHALFVAALAWIQDKVEVEVAATWDTEQVLREISDEEEIVRTRAAIASRRGQHTLEERIRLGRMVKASMDQRRDRYQERMIGFLRPVAVDVQPNALVSDQMVMNVAFLLERARQEEFYNQVSALNNLFHNQIDFRLIGPLPPYTFATVEVTRPSPQKIKEARQLLHLGEAISEPEIRKAYRCLAAESHPDRRPGDGLAKTRFAELRQASELLIAYCRGRAESSGSLLINIRRVRDEEIQHFRSGEFAPT
- a CDS encoding gas vesicle protein GvpG, whose translation is MSFIFDLLTAPVLGPIKGVYWLAEKVAEAADNELLDEDRVRAELLELQVRLELGEIAEEEYDEQERILMDRLKAIREVKAERGR
- a CDS encoding GvpL/GvpF family gas vesicle protein translates to MVEEGQYVYCIIGTGEARNFGPIGIGGRGDPVITIAYRDLSAVVSSVPMSKYVVSKETMVAHEKVIEAVMKDHTVLPVRFYTVAPNAEEIRGLLRRRYQEFKKLLRELDNKVELGLKALWRDMDAILNEIVEENEEIRAVRVNTLAHSAEKATQDKGALGEMVKLALEHKRAKEREALLQPLTHISSEFCLNRTYGDDMLMNAAFLVDRAREKEFDSCVEGLGVHYGDRIEFKYVGPAPPYSFVNIVVKAK
- a CDS encoding GvpL/GvpF family gas vesicle protein — encoded protein: MAELGKYLYCLIRCREERTFNAVAMGSEDSVVHTICQGDLAIVVSDSLLKQYESSRSNMMAHEKVLETVMREFALLPVRFGTVTDSTSPREDIHKLLSSKFEEFNRLLRDIEGKVELGLKAFWRDEQAVFEEIVAENADIRRLRNKLSGRPPQAIHFEGMQLGRMVKEALDQKRRQEAARILHPLRPIAHSVRENNTLVDRVIVNAAFLVDKVREPEFDQAVSRLDEQIGERIALKYIGPVPPYNFVSVVVNWEELR
- a CDS encoding gas vesicle protein, with the protein product MDMRALAERAKSQLAELTGLKPITVTGAFKDERGWHITLDMLEMSRIPTATDVLGDYEVVLDDNGNLLRFERRRTRLRGEPMEAEERV